The Congregibacter litoralis KT71 genome contains a region encoding:
- a CDS encoding N-6 DNA methylase, with translation MGNLCYRQAKNEEDRLGQFSTPPAIANLLAGLVANGINEPVSLLDLGAGGGPLAKALDRCIDLGSSALLEVDCAYTEQLACLPIQGEVKVVRSDFLGDEWLPTQSPNVVLSNPPYGSFKASQRLQKLSRDLGFQTPVKGEWMRTDAAFLVRAWSFMELGTRIGFIVSEAMITHPSFAKFRSVLVNKLSSLEVIKLEPTIFARAEVSAYMIVGTRAVSRRRNVVLQRADSAGQVTEELHVSHSDAVLSLDLDYHAALKRLSLSVSETSSRLYDLNVSINRGSRSRKQFLDLGISAFHTTDFPEHSDEVVLGTNNSSGYRDAKSGDILIPRVGTRCLDKQARVSAGAGVFTDCVYRISAEASIQKVVWKTLSSAFGSEWRMAVASGSCAKHLPLATLRSMPLLF, from the coding sequence ATGGGCAATCTTTGCTATCGCCAAGCTAAAAACGAAGAAGATCGGTTGGGGCAGTTCTCCACGCCTCCGGCGATTGCGAATCTGTTAGCTGGATTAGTGGCAAATGGAATTAACGAGCCGGTAAGTTTGCTAGATTTGGGTGCCGGTGGAGGACCCTTAGCGAAGGCTTTGGACCGTTGTATTGACCTTGGCAGCTCGGCTCTGTTGGAGGTCGATTGTGCCTACACGGAGCAGTTGGCGTGCCTTCCTATCCAAGGCGAGGTGAAGGTCGTGAGGTCAGATTTCCTTGGTGACGAGTGGCTCCCAACACAGTCCCCCAACGTTGTTCTCAGCAACCCTCCCTATGGATCTTTCAAAGCAAGTCAACGTTTACAGAAGCTGAGTCGAGATTTGGGGTTTCAGACACCCGTTAAAGGTGAGTGGATGAGAACCGATGCCGCCTTTCTTGTAAGGGCTTGGTCATTCATGGAGTTAGGCACGCGCATAGGCTTTATCGTATCGGAGGCGATGATTACTCACCCCTCCTTTGCGAAGTTTCGGTCGGTTCTGGTCAATAAATTGAGTAGTCTTGAGGTGATTAAGCTCGAACCTACCATTTTTGCGCGTGCTGAGGTTAGTGCATATATGATAGTTGGTACCCGAGCAGTATCGAGGCGTCGTAACGTCGTTCTGCAAAGAGCTGACTCAGCTGGCCAGGTTACAGAAGAACTGCATGTTTCCCATTCTGACGCTGTGCTTTCATTGGATTTAGACTATCACGCGGCTCTAAAGAGATTGTCGCTTTCTGTCTCCGAGACGTCGTCTCGTCTTTATGACTTGAATGTGTCTATAAATAGAGGCAGCCGCTCGCGTAAGCAATTTCTTGATCTGGGTATAAGCGCTTTTCATACTACCGATTTTCCTGAGCATAGCGACGAGGTGGTTTTAGGGACCAATAACAGCTCTGGATACCGAGATGCGAAGTCGGGCGACATACTTATCCCCCGTGTAGGGACACGGTGTCTCGATAAACAGGCTCGAGTCAGTGCAGGTGCAGGAGTATTTACTGATTGTGTTTACCGCATCTCTGCCGAGGCGTCGATACAAAAAGTAGTTTGGAAGACCCTTAGTAGCGCGTTTGGTAGCGAGTGGAGGATGGCTGTTGCGTCCGGTAGCTGCGCAAAACACTTACCACTTGCGACGCTTCGATCAATGCCTTTGCTGTTTTAG
- a CDS encoding IS3 family transposase (programmed frameshift), producing MSKRRKYSPEFKRGAVQQVQQPGVSCAQVARELGIGPNLLTRWKREAELEGARAFGGTGNARDEEVAQLRRELARVKKERGFFARSGNVLCKGIVLRYQAIQRCRSEFPLRMMCRCLKVSPSGYYDWERRLPSDRHVDNERLLRRIREIHEDSRGAIGAPRMHEDLSDAGETASKNRIARLMARDGLQGWPRKKKRGQRGRPGLPPPGVRNLLERDFNALEPETKWVTDITEFKTDEGKLFLCVVVDLFNKIVVGWSMHHRQDRQMVLRAIEMALWQRQGGWSVILHSDRGTQFRSGDYQRFLKQNALVCSMSAVGHCGDNAACEGFFGLLKRERTHHTKYRTLDIAKADIFDYIERFHNPRMRRRVARQDLKFSGVLKPSVESG from the exons ATGTCCAAGAGAAGGAAGTACAGCCCAGAGTTTAAGCGCGGTGCTGTGCAGCAAGTTCAACAGCCTGGCGTAAGCTGCGCACAGGTGGCTCGGGAGTTGGGCATCGGGCCCAACTTGCTGACCCGCTGGAAGCGTGAGGCCGAATTGGAGGGTGCCAGGGCCTTCGGTGGCACGGGCAATGCGCGCGATGAAGAAGTTGCACAACTGAGGCGCGAGCTGGCCCGGGTGAAGAAGGAACGCG GATTTTTTGCGCGAAGCGGCAACGTTCTTTGCAAAGGGATCGTCCTGAGGTACCAGGCGATTCAGCGTTGTCGCAGTGAATTCCCCCTCCGCATGATGTGCCGGTGCCTAAAGGTGTCGCCTAGCGGCTATTACGACTGGGAGAGGCGTTTACCCAGTGATCGGCATGTCGACAACGAGCGGTTGCTTAGGCGTATCCGCGAGATCCACGAAGACAGTCGAGGTGCCATTGGCGCCCCGCGCATGCATGAGGACCTAAGCGATGCCGGTGAGACTGCCAGCAAGAATCGCATTGCTCGCCTTATGGCACGCGATGGCCTACAAGGCTGGCCTCGTAAGAAGAAGCGAGGTCAGCGCGGCAGACCGGGCTTACCGCCGCCAGGCGTGCGTAATCTTTTGGAGCGAGATTTCAACGCATTGGAACCGGAGACCAAGTGGGTCACCGACATTACCGAGTTCAAGACGGATGAGGGCAAGCTGTTTTTGTGCGTTGTCGTCGACCTCTTTAACAAGATCGTAGTGGGTTGGTCGATGCATCATCGTCAGGATCGCCAAATGGTTCTTAGAGCGATTGAGATGGCCTTATGGCAACGCCAAGGCGGGTGGTCTGTCATTCTGCATTCTGATCGCGGTACGCAATTTCGCAGCGGCGATTACCAGCGGTTTCTCAAGCAAAATGCACTGGTCTGCTCAATGAGCGCCGTGGGTCATTGCGGTGACAACGCGGCTTGCGAAGGCTTCTTTGGTCTTCTGAAACGGGAGCGCACTCACCATACAAAATATCGGACTTTGGATATCGCTAAAGCAGATATATTTGACTACATCGAGCGATTCCATAATCCTCGCATGAGACGAAGAGTGGCAAGGCAAGACCTGAAGTTTTCAGGCGTTTTAAAACCGTCCGTGGAATCGGGGTAG
- a CDS encoding ATP-binding protein codes for MSTDLHELFSKNRSEESNDDNWAEFIVPPYFDGLDIKNQSKSLAVVGGRGCGKTTILRYFCHASQFSASRGSLPDDALSHIGLYWRADTNFLNGFVGCGQEDNVWRSAFEHVLACDLGVEFLDSILNLNCNDERKRHYGNLDALDFDEVRDYDPSLSRDIDSLRKDLRSRSRRLSAWVNNLESVSKPVFLPFPGFLATLIECVKANLPYLSQASYAVFIDEYENTRTEQQELINGLLKHSKKPLLFNIAMKRNGLHTTETIGPESIQQISDYRIIDLELELDDQKFELFAAELLFFRLSEKLESTFPNMPIDPSALRDVTRVEERYGDSNYRRQVIHVAEQLLPRVPAVQAATEILRDEPLRKRLEIRIDKALKKRGSELTSDCFIFEDLPGPSVITWALLNRDSENPDQLLQELKNEKQGKSTRFSSNGNLINNNLFGCVNAIYIDAQRDSILFSGFKTLTLVSRHNIRHTLELIHRIFKEHELNRQSQSEITVSPTTQASAMRLASEKILDDVSGGCGKLGPQLQNLAKSLGSLFRALHRSDRQSEPETNHFTLSHGDSNSELAPVIREAEKWSILYQQKETKMKSVGATDSDYVLNPIFSPFYQVSYRKKRSTQLSARDILIMSSGDQATRDALIRDLSTKSSALQPTADLFGEGSTPIPRTVLKRLKTSGLALPLFVSCEDYGIARCSQIYLL; via the coding sequence ATGAGTACAGATCTCCATGAGCTCTTCTCAAAGAATCGAAGTGAGGAGAGCAACGACGATAACTGGGCTGAATTCATAGTTCCACCATATTTTGATGGCCTGGACATCAAAAACCAGAGTAAGTCTCTGGCAGTTGTTGGTGGGCGCGGATGCGGAAAAACAACAATACTAAGATATTTTTGTCATGCATCTCAATTTTCTGCGAGTCGAGGTTCACTCCCTGATGATGCTTTAAGTCACATTGGTCTTTACTGGCGGGCCGACACCAACTTTTTGAACGGATTTGTGGGCTGCGGACAAGAAGACAACGTTTGGCGCAGTGCATTTGAGCACGTTCTGGCGTGCGATCTTGGAGTGGAGTTCCTAGATAGCATTTTGAATTTGAACTGCAATGATGAACGCAAGCGACACTATGGAAACCTAGACGCTTTGGATTTCGATGAAGTCAGAGACTACGATCCAAGTTTGAGCCGTGACATTGACTCACTCAGGAAAGACTTGCGATCTCGCAGCCGAAGGCTCTCAGCATGGGTCAACAATCTTGAATCAGTCTCCAAGCCTGTATTCCTGCCTTTTCCAGGATTTCTTGCTACTCTCATAGAGTGTGTCAAAGCGAACCTTCCCTATCTTTCACAGGCAAGTTATGCGGTTTTCATTGATGAGTATGAGAACACTCGGACTGAACAACAGGAATTGATTAACGGCCTGTTAAAGCACAGCAAGAAACCATTACTGTTTAACATAGCCATGAAGCGGAATGGGTTGCACACGACTGAAACAATTGGACCCGAGTCAATCCAACAAATTTCAGACTACCGGATAATTGATCTAGAGCTAGAACTTGATGATCAGAAATTTGAGCTTTTTGCCGCGGAGCTTCTTTTTTTCCGTCTGTCCGAGAAGCTAGAGTCCACTTTCCCCAACATGCCTATAGATCCATCCGCGTTACGTGATGTAACCAGGGTAGAAGAAAGGTACGGGGATAGTAACTATCGGAGACAGGTGATACACGTGGCTGAGCAGCTACTACCTAGGGTTCCAGCTGTACAGGCAGCTACAGAGATTCTGAGGGACGAACCACTGCGAAAAAGACTCGAGATTCGTATTGACAAAGCGCTTAAAAAGCGCGGGTCAGAACTAACATCCGATTGCTTCATCTTCGAGGATCTACCTGGGCCCTCCGTTATCACATGGGCCCTGTTGAACAGAGACAGCGAAAACCCAGACCAACTTCTTCAGGAGCTCAAAAATGAAAAACAGGGCAAATCTACTCGATTTTCTTCAAATGGCAACTTGATAAACAACAATCTATTCGGTTGCGTCAACGCTATTTACATTGATGCACAAAGAGACTCGATTCTTTTCTCTGGGTTCAAAACACTTACTCTGGTGTCTAGGCACAATATTCGGCACACGCTTGAGCTCATTCATCGCATTTTCAAGGAACATGAGTTGAACCGACAGAGCCAGTCGGAGATAACTGTCAGTCCCACGACACAGGCAAGTGCTATGCGTTTGGCAAGCGAAAAAATTCTTGACGATGTTAGTGGCGGCTGCGGAAAACTCGGCCCGCAGCTACAGAATCTAGCAAAAAGTCTAGGATCTCTATTTCGAGCCCTTCACCGCTCTGACCGACAAAGTGAACCCGAAACAAACCACTTTACGTTGTCGCACGGCGACAGCAACAGTGAACTAGCACCAGTTATAAGGGAAGCTGAGAAATGGTCAATCTTGTATCAACAGAAAGAAACAAAGATGAAGTCGGTGGGTGCGACTGATTCAGATTATGTGTTAAATCCAATTTTCTCGCCTTTTTACCAGGTTTCATACCGTAAGAAGAGAAGCACTCAGCTGTCCGCTAGAGATATCTTGATCATGTCAAGCGGTGACCAAGCAACTCGCGATGCATTGATTAGAGACCTGAGCACAAAAAGCAGTGCGTTGCAGCCGACAGCTGATCTATTTGGAGAGGGTTCTACCCCGATTCCACGGACGGTTTTAAAACGCCTGAAAACTTCAGGTCTTGCCTTGCCACTCTTCGTCTCATGCGAGGATTATGGAATCGCTCGATGTAGTCAAATATATCTGCTTTAG